A single Nomia melanderi isolate GNS246 chromosome 13, iyNomMela1, whole genome shotgun sequence DNA region contains:
- the SNRPG gene encoding small nuclear ribonucleoprotein G, whose amino-acid sequence MSKAHPPELKKYMDKRLSLKLNGGRHVVGILRGFDPFMNMVIDESIEECKDGTKNSIGMVVIRGNSVIMLEALDRI is encoded by the exons ATGAGTAAAGCACATCCTCCTGAACTTAAAAA GTACATGGATAAGAGACTATCGT TAAAATTGAATGGAGGAAGACATGTCGTTGGTATTTTACGTGGATTTGATCCATTTATGAATATGGTAATAGATGAAAGTATAGAAGAATGTAAAGATGGTACAAAGAATAGCATTGGCATGGTG GTAATACGTGGTAATAGTGTTATAATGTTAGAAGCTCTAGATAGAATATGA
- the LOC116431590 gene encoding uncharacterized protein LOC116431590 isoform X1, which yields MVLTFLSFCAVKMAHATLPKLVSKPINTSNMCPTDFVATTPLSDILNSEPVKRLLNQPNIIIKAIPLNVHATPVSHNNVSNKMNNIRSDIKESKQSKLNTFPSQVIKAEQKEDENLLPSKKNGKSEITLVPIKREKKSCGHYEPCENIVCDVTVQQYVDRDGASPMLATNIDEEEINAPVSKHCKNEKCDALSIDHDRCRRATVRLYRCNRSKACDICGIELQTRRCRVHHKNCTRTNEYRHNETDGAQILKVRMREREIQMMEAFKLSRKDYMDPVTAMETLKKNEELIIIPKSTPMQQSMINVTSVSATQPTPQVNSVNDLFGKLLSNIPIVLPQQNLVFGKSQCSNENGVTNPVQVTLSDTLNTSFIASNHPVSLTQNQYVTFATQHNSQPLTLNDILFTQSHVMSTPIQSKPLLTPIQSKPLITPIRIVPITNLLTQPSLLHQTQGIPRYCIVADPPIPVPLTLANPQPMQQSTISLAVTNSQPTQQTTVPLTITNSVPLQQPMVSLTGTNPQPTQQPIVPLTIAKTIPADQRPICVPKNDIRNDSKESHPRRRKTFTRKKRRLRKKEFKCDYCFKCFSTEWYFKMHVAKHTGGSRYPCKICKESFNNSYHLKTHMLLNHEEESPQDHSDVYKKPKQEQSFQCIDCPIECTSMKDLKHHRLISHGRVACTLCNAEVLQDELAKHFATVHNRTDKIANRSEETIENGDISNETLKAMIVSDIIKIGTNNINSQKGLQYENDETMNRDVSDIDEITIENIKVELDDEIQDIPI from the exons AT GGTGTTAACGTTTCTCTCTTTTTGTGCCGTGAAAATGGCCCACGCAACGTTACCGAAGCTTGTCTCGAAACCAATAAATACATCTAACATGTGTCCCACGGATTTTGTTGCGACAACCCCCTTATCCGAC ATATTGAACTCGGAGCCAGTTAAAAGACTACTTAATCAACCAAATATCATTATTAAAGCAATTCCATTGAATGTACATGCAACTCCTGTTTCGCACaataatgtttctaataaaatgaataatattcgttCAGACATAAAAGAATCAAAGCAATCCAAATTAAACACATTTCCATCTCAAGTTATTAAAGCAGAACAGAAGGAAGATGAAAATCTGTTACCTtctaagaaaaatggaaaatcagAAATTACATTAGTGCCTATTAAGAGGGAAAAAAAATCTTGTGGACACTATGAGCCATGCGAGAACATTGTATGCGATGTTACTGTACAACAGTACGTAGATCGGGATGGAGCATCACCTATGTTAGCAACTAATATAGACGAAGAGGAAATAAATGCACCTGTTTCAAAGCACtgtaaaaatgagaaatgtgATGCATTGAGCATCGATCATGACCGTTGCCGTAGAGCTACAGTGAGATTATATAGATGCAATCGATCAAAAGCTTGTGACATTTGTGGTATCGAGCTACAGACACGAAGATGTCGAGTACATCATAAAAATTGCACTAGGACAAACGAATATAGACATAATGAAACTGATGGTGCACAAATATTGAAAGTACGAATGCGAGAAAGAGAGATTCAAATGATGGAAGCTTTTAAGTTGAGTAGAAAAGATTATATGGATCCTGTTACAGCAATGGAGACcttaaaaaagaatgaagaattaattattataccaaAATCAACTCCAATGCAACAATCAATGATTAATGTCACATCTGTATCTGCTACTCAACCTACTCCACAAGTTAACAGTGTAAATGATCTTTTTGGAAAACTTCTATCTAATATACCAATTGTGTTACCACAGCAAAATCTAGTTTTTGGTAAATCACAATGTTCTAATGAAAATGGTGTAACTAATCCAGTACAAGTTACCTTGTCTGATACTTTGAACACATCATTCATAGCATCGAACCATCCTGTTTCTTTAACTCAGAATCAATATGTTACATTTGCAACACAACATAATTCTCAACCACTAACGTTAAATGATATACTGTTCACACAATCACATGTTATGAGTACACCTATTCAATCCAAGCCATTGCTAACACCTATTCAATCTAAGCCATTGATAACACCTATACGCATTGTGCCTATCACTAATTTACTAACGCAACCGTCGTTATTGCACCAGACACAGGGTATACCAAGATATTGTATTGTGGCAGATCCTCCTATACCAGTACCATTGACCTTAGCAAATCCACAACCTATGCAACAATCAACAATATCATTGGCTGTAACAAATTCACAACCTACTCAACAAACCACGGTTCCATTGACTATAACAAATTCAGTGCCTCTTCAACAGCCAATGGTGTCATTAACTGGAACAAATCCACAACCTACTCAACAGCCAATAGTACCATTGACTATAGCAAAAACAATACCTGCTGATCAAAGACCAATATGTGTGCCAAAAAatgatattcgaaatgattctaaGGAAAGCCACCCAAGGAGAAGGAAAACATTTACAAGAAAGAAACGTAGATTAAGGAAGAAAGAATTCAAATGTGATTATTGCTTTAAATGTTTTAGTACAGAATGGTACTTCAAAATGCATGTTGCCAAGCATACAGGAGGATCGCGATATCCTTGTAAAATATGTAAAGAATCATTTAATAACAGTTACCATTTAAAGACCCACATGTTACTAAACCATGAAGAGGAAAGTCCTCAGGATCATTCAGATGTATATAAAAAGCCAAAACAAGAACAGTCTTTTCAGTGCATAGATTGTCCTATAGAATGTACATCCATGAAAGACTTAAAACATCATAGGCTAATAAGTCATGGTAGAGTAGCATGTACATTGTGCAATGCTGAAGTACTGCAAGATGAATTAGCTAAGCATTTTGCAACTGTACACAACCGAACTGACAAAATTGCAAATAGAAGTgaggaaacaattgaaaatggtgatatttctaatgagacTCTCAAAGCAATGATAGTTTCAgacattataaaaattggtacaaataatattaactcGCAAAAAGGACTGCAGTATGAAAATGATGAAACAATGAATAGAGATGTTTCTGATATCGATGAGATtaccattgaaaatattaaagtagAATTGGATGATGAAATACAAGACATTCCAATATAA
- the LOC116431590 gene encoding uncharacterized protein LOC116431590 isoform X2, which produces MAHATLPKLVSKPINTSNMCPTDFVATTPLSDILNSEPVKRLLNQPNIIIKAIPLNVHATPVSHNNVSNKMNNIRSDIKESKQSKLNTFPSQVIKAEQKEDENLLPSKKNGKSEITLVPIKREKKSCGHYEPCENIVCDVTVQQYVDRDGASPMLATNIDEEEINAPVSKHCKNEKCDALSIDHDRCRRATVRLYRCNRSKACDICGIELQTRRCRVHHKNCTRTNEYRHNETDGAQILKVRMREREIQMMEAFKLSRKDYMDPVTAMETLKKNEELIIIPKSTPMQQSMINVTSVSATQPTPQVNSVNDLFGKLLSNIPIVLPQQNLVFGKSQCSNENGVTNPVQVTLSDTLNTSFIASNHPVSLTQNQYVTFATQHNSQPLTLNDILFTQSHVMSTPIQSKPLLTPIQSKPLITPIRIVPITNLLTQPSLLHQTQGIPRYCIVADPPIPVPLTLANPQPMQQSTISLAVTNSQPTQQTTVPLTITNSVPLQQPMVSLTGTNPQPTQQPIVPLTIAKTIPADQRPICVPKNDIRNDSKESHPRRRKTFTRKKRRLRKKEFKCDYCFKCFSTEWYFKMHVAKHTGGSRYPCKICKESFNNSYHLKTHMLLNHEEESPQDHSDVYKKPKQEQSFQCIDCPIECTSMKDLKHHRLISHGRVACTLCNAEVLQDELAKHFATVHNRTDKIANRSEETIENGDISNETLKAMIVSDIIKIGTNNINSQKGLQYENDETMNRDVSDIDEITIENIKVELDDEIQDIPI; this is translated from the exons ATGGCCCACGCAACGTTACCGAAGCTTGTCTCGAAACCAATAAATACATCTAACATGTGTCCCACGGATTTTGTTGCGACAACCCCCTTATCCGAC ATATTGAACTCGGAGCCAGTTAAAAGACTACTTAATCAACCAAATATCATTATTAAAGCAATTCCATTGAATGTACATGCAACTCCTGTTTCGCACaataatgtttctaataaaatgaataatattcgttCAGACATAAAAGAATCAAAGCAATCCAAATTAAACACATTTCCATCTCAAGTTATTAAAGCAGAACAGAAGGAAGATGAAAATCTGTTACCTtctaagaaaaatggaaaatcagAAATTACATTAGTGCCTATTAAGAGGGAAAAAAAATCTTGTGGACACTATGAGCCATGCGAGAACATTGTATGCGATGTTACTGTACAACAGTACGTAGATCGGGATGGAGCATCACCTATGTTAGCAACTAATATAGACGAAGAGGAAATAAATGCACCTGTTTCAAAGCACtgtaaaaatgagaaatgtgATGCATTGAGCATCGATCATGACCGTTGCCGTAGAGCTACAGTGAGATTATATAGATGCAATCGATCAAAAGCTTGTGACATTTGTGGTATCGAGCTACAGACACGAAGATGTCGAGTACATCATAAAAATTGCACTAGGACAAACGAATATAGACATAATGAAACTGATGGTGCACAAATATTGAAAGTACGAATGCGAGAAAGAGAGATTCAAATGATGGAAGCTTTTAAGTTGAGTAGAAAAGATTATATGGATCCTGTTACAGCAATGGAGACcttaaaaaagaatgaagaattaattattataccaaAATCAACTCCAATGCAACAATCAATGATTAATGTCACATCTGTATCTGCTACTCAACCTACTCCACAAGTTAACAGTGTAAATGATCTTTTTGGAAAACTTCTATCTAATATACCAATTGTGTTACCACAGCAAAATCTAGTTTTTGGTAAATCACAATGTTCTAATGAAAATGGTGTAACTAATCCAGTACAAGTTACCTTGTCTGATACTTTGAACACATCATTCATAGCATCGAACCATCCTGTTTCTTTAACTCAGAATCAATATGTTACATTTGCAACACAACATAATTCTCAACCACTAACGTTAAATGATATACTGTTCACACAATCACATGTTATGAGTACACCTATTCAATCCAAGCCATTGCTAACACCTATTCAATCTAAGCCATTGATAACACCTATACGCATTGTGCCTATCACTAATTTACTAACGCAACCGTCGTTATTGCACCAGACACAGGGTATACCAAGATATTGTATTGTGGCAGATCCTCCTATACCAGTACCATTGACCTTAGCAAATCCACAACCTATGCAACAATCAACAATATCATTGGCTGTAACAAATTCACAACCTACTCAACAAACCACGGTTCCATTGACTATAACAAATTCAGTGCCTCTTCAACAGCCAATGGTGTCATTAACTGGAACAAATCCACAACCTACTCAACAGCCAATAGTACCATTGACTATAGCAAAAACAATACCTGCTGATCAAAGACCAATATGTGTGCCAAAAAatgatattcgaaatgattctaaGGAAAGCCACCCAAGGAGAAGGAAAACATTTACAAGAAAGAAACGTAGATTAAGGAAGAAAGAATTCAAATGTGATTATTGCTTTAAATGTTTTAGTACAGAATGGTACTTCAAAATGCATGTTGCCAAGCATACAGGAGGATCGCGATATCCTTGTAAAATATGTAAAGAATCATTTAATAACAGTTACCATTTAAAGACCCACATGTTACTAAACCATGAAGAGGAAAGTCCTCAGGATCATTCAGATGTATATAAAAAGCCAAAACAAGAACAGTCTTTTCAGTGCATAGATTGTCCTATAGAATGTACATCCATGAAAGACTTAAAACATCATAGGCTAATAAGTCATGGTAGAGTAGCATGTACATTGTGCAATGCTGAAGTACTGCAAGATGAATTAGCTAAGCATTTTGCAACTGTACACAACCGAACTGACAAAATTGCAAATAGAAGTgaggaaacaattgaaaatggtgatatttctaatgagacTCTCAAAGCAATGATAGTTTCAgacattataaaaattggtacaaataatattaactcGCAAAAAGGACTGCAGTATGAAAATGATGAAACAATGAATAGAGATGTTTCTGATATCGATGAGATtaccattgaaaatattaaagtagAATTGGATGATGAAATACAAGACATTCCAATATAA
- the LOC116431614 gene encoding xaa-Pro aminopeptidase ApepP yields MAQKSGLTKLIKLRELMEAVPIGGIKGRGIQALIINSDDAHQSEYLRERDKRVQFISGFTGSFGVAIVTPNKALLWTDGRYYMQALAEFDPPEMWTLMKEGLLDTPTRAAWLVSNLPPKSTVGADANLMSYTEWAVLHTSLTAAGHCLLPLEENLIDKVWGIEQPDARGNTVLPQPLQFSGRTVGEKVRLCREEMNKNKAKVLVITALDEVAYILNLRGSDIPYNPVFFAYVILTSSDLHLFIDKSNLSEEAKHQLIDEGLNVIYHAYNEIHAFLKQIANSCTTNEKIWISNGSSYALHADCGEIKKHTAITPINIMKAIKNDVEVQGMKNAHIRDAVALVKYFAWLEDQIKNKKETVTEVSGATQLEKFRQEQEHFVGLSFPTISSVGPHGAIIHYLPTAKTDVPITDKELYLCDSGAQFQDGTTDVTRTLHFGNPEKFERECFTRVFKGQCRLSTTVFPLMIQGNYLDTLARENLWSVGLNYLHGTGHGVGSYLNVHEGPVAISWRPYPDDPGLQPGMFLSNEPGYYEDNKFGIRLENIELVVKANTPYNHKNRGFLTFETVTLVPIQTKLLDVSLLTDDEIKYLNDYHTKCRDTLAPLLQGPENAQALEWLQRETQPISK; encoded by the exons ATGGCACAAAAAAGTGgtttaacgaaattaattaaacttcgtGAATTGATGGAAGCTGTTCCAATTGGTGGTATTAAAGGGAGAGGAATTCAGGCTCTGATTATAAATTCAGATGATGCTCATCAGTCTGAATATTTGAGAGAAAGAGATAAGAGGGTACAGTTCATCAGTGGCTTCACTGGGTCTTTCGGTGTTGCGATTGTTACTCCAAACAAAGCTTTGTTGTGGACAGATGGAAGGTATTATATGCAAGCTTTGGCAGAGTTCGATCCACCAGAAATGTGGACGCTTATGAAGGAAGGTTTATTAGATACTCCAACAAGAGCTGCATGGTTGGTTTCCAACTTACCACCTAAATCTACTGTTGGGGCAGATGCGAATTTAATGAGTTACACAGAATGGGCTGTCTTACATACTAGTTTAACTGCTGCTGGTCATTGTCTGTTGCCACTCGAGGAAAATTTAATTGACAAAGTTTGGGGTATTGAACAGCCTGATGCCAGAGGTAATACTGTTCTACCACAACCTTTACAATTTTCAGGGCGCACTGTAGGAGAAAAAGTCAGATTATGCAGAGAAGAAATGAATAAGAATAAAGCAAAAGTGCTTGTGATCACAGCTTTGGATGAGGTAGCATATATTTTGAATCTAAGAGGATCTGATATACCTTACAACCCTGTTTTTTTTGCTTATGTGATTCTTACATCAAGTGATTTGCATCTTTTCATTGATAAAAGCAACCTCAGCGAAGAAGCTAAGCACCAGTTGATAGACGAAGGGTTGAATGTAATTTATCATGCATATAATGAGATTCATGCATTTTTAAAGCAAATTGCAAATTCATGTACaactaatgaaaaaatatgGATAAGCAATGGTTCAAGCTATGCATTACATGCTGATTGTGgggaaataaagaaacatacTGCTATtacaccaataaatattatgaagGCTATAAAAAATGACGTTGAGGTACAAGGAATGAAAAACGCACATATTCGCGATGCTGTTGCACTCGTAAAATACTTTGCTTGGTTGGAAGATCAAattaaaaacaagaaagaaaccGTTACAGAAGTATCTGGAGCAACACAGCTTGAGAAATTTAGACA GGAGCAGGAACATTTCGTTGGGCTCAGTTTTCCAACAATATCTTCGGTTGGACCTCATGGAGCAATAATCCATTATCTACCAACTGCAAAAACAGATGTGCCGATTACAGACAAGGAATTATATCTTTGCGATTCTGGTGCACAATTCCAGGATGGTACTACAGATGTCACGAGAACGTTACACTTTGGTAATCCCGAAAAATTTGAACGTGAATGCTTTACGAGGGTGTTTAAAGGACAATGCCGCCTTTCAACAACTGTCTTCCCTCTAATGATACAAGGGAATTATCTTGACACGCTTGCCCGCGAGAATTTATGGAGTGTTGG TCTTAATTATCTTCATGGTACTGGACATGGAGTGGGGTCATATTTAAATGTTCATGAAGGACCTGTTGCAATTTCTTGGAGGCCATATCCTGATGACCCAGGCTTACAACCTGGCATGTTTCTCTCAAATG AACCAGGATATTATGAGGACAACAAATTTGGCATTAGacttgaaaatatagaattggTGGTAAAGGCAAATACCCCATACAATCACAAAAATCGTGGTTTCCTTACTTTTGAGACTGTTACATTGGTGCCTATACAGACAAAGTTACTTGATGTTTCCTTATTAACGGATGACGAg ATCAAATACTTGAATGATTACCATACAAAATGCCGGGATACCCTGGCACCTTTGCTGCAAGGACCAGAAAATGCGCAAGCACTTGAATGGCTCCAAAGAGAAACTCAAccgatttcaaaataa